A genomic segment from Bradyrhizobium sp. ISRA430 encodes:
- a CDS encoding inorganic phosphate transporter produces the protein MSDVALPGSIEPALRRGPDLDRGFHPLTGVIYMGVIAAALLFVAYSIWVDVDATGTQVKTIAPFLLLFVALLIALGFEFVNGFHDTANAVATVIYTRSLPAHVAVVWSGMFNLFGVLLSSGAVAFGIVSLLPVELILQVGSSAGFAMVFALLIAAIIWNAGTWYFGLPASSSHTLIGSIMGVGIMNAVLHGRSGTSGVDWTQATNIGKALLLSPLFGFALAAGLLLILRTVLLRATPALFGEPKGDQPPPWWIRGILILTCTLVSFFHGSNDGQKGMGLIMLILIGTVPTAYALNRALPANQIEQFSKNSEAASKVIESKAAGYNVIGNPRPAVTNYVAAHEINGGTFPSLAVLVRDIAKQVTTYGSLAKVPAEAVGNTRNDMYLASEALRFLMKDKEAELSADDVAVLNAYKGSLDSATKFIPGWVKIAVAIALGLGTMVGWKRIVVTVGEKIGKTHLTYAQGACAEITAAATIAAADVYGLPVSTTHVLSSGIAGTMAANGSGLQWATIRNIAMAWVLTLPAAMIISGVLYYVFSRMF, from the coding sequence ATGAGTGACGTTGCTTTGCCCGGCTCCATCGAGCCAGCCTTGCGGAGGGGACCCGACCTTGACCGCGGATTCCATCCCCTCACCGGCGTGATCTACATGGGGGTGATCGCCGCTGCACTGCTCTTCGTCGCCTACAGCATTTGGGTCGACGTTGATGCGACCGGCACGCAGGTCAAGACCATCGCGCCCTTCCTCCTGCTCTTCGTCGCGCTTCTGATCGCGCTCGGCTTTGAGTTCGTCAACGGCTTCCACGACACCGCCAACGCGGTCGCGACCGTGATCTACACGCGCTCGCTGCCCGCCCACGTCGCCGTCGTGTGGTCCGGCATGTTCAACCTGTTCGGCGTGCTGCTCTCGTCCGGCGCGGTCGCATTCGGCATCGTGTCGCTGCTGCCGGTCGAGCTGATCCTCCAGGTCGGCTCCAGCGCCGGCTTCGCCATGGTGTTCGCGCTTCTGATCGCGGCCATCATCTGGAACGCCGGGACCTGGTATTTCGGCCTGCCGGCCTCGAGCTCGCACACACTGATCGGCTCGATCATGGGCGTGGGCATCATGAACGCGGTCCTGCATGGCCGCAGTGGCACCTCGGGCGTCGACTGGACGCAGGCTACCAACATCGGCAAGGCACTGCTGCTGTCGCCGCTGTTCGGCTTCGCGCTCGCCGCCGGCCTTCTCCTGATCCTCCGTACCGTGCTGCTGCGCGCCACGCCCGCTTTGTTCGGCGAGCCGAAGGGCGACCAGCCGCCGCCGTGGTGGATCCGTGGCATCTTGATCCTCACCTGCACGCTGGTGAGCTTCTTCCATGGCTCCAACGACGGCCAGAAGGGCATGGGCTTGATCATGCTGATCCTGATCGGCACCGTGCCGACCGCCTACGCGCTCAACCGCGCGCTGCCGGCGAACCAGATCGAGCAGTTCAGCAAGAACTCGGAAGCAGCGAGCAAGGTGATCGAATCCAAGGCTGCCGGCTACAACGTGATCGGCAACCCGCGGCCCGCGGTGACCAACTACGTGGCCGCGCACGAGATCAACGGCGGCACGTTCCCCTCGCTCGCCGTGCTGGTTCGCGATATCGCAAAGCAGGTCACCACCTACGGCTCGCTCGCCAAAGTGCCGGCGGAAGCCGTCGGCAACACCCGCAACGACATGTACCTCGCCTCGGAAGCGCTGCGCTTCCTGATGAAGGACAAGGAAGCCGAGCTTAGCGCCGACGATGTCGCTGTGCTTAATGCCTACAAGGGCTCGCTCGACAGCGCCACGAAGTTCATCCCCGGCTGGGTGAAGATCGCGGTCGCCATCGCGCTCGGCCTCGGCACCATGGTCGGCTGGAAGCGCATCGTGGTCACAGTCGGCGAGAAGATCGGCAAGACACACCTTACCTATGCGCAAGGCGCCTGCGCCGAGATCACGGCGGCTGCCACCATCGCCGCTGCCGACGTTTACGGCCTGCCGGTCTCGACCACCCACGTGCTGTCGTCCGGCATCGCCGGCACCATGGCCGCCAACGGCTCGGGCCTGCAATGGGCCACGATCCGCAACATCGCCATGGCCTGGGTACTGACCCTGCCGGCCGCGATGATCATCTCGGGCGTGCTGTACTACGTCTTCTCGCGCATGTTCTGA
- a CDS encoding M20 aminoacylase family protein → MPIVNRVADLQPDIQAWRRDIHQHPELLYDVHRTAAFVADRLREFGCDEVVTGLGQTGVVGVIKGKRPAGEGLKAIGLRADMDALPVEEQTDLPYASKNPGKMHACGHDGHTAMLLGAARYLAETRNFAGDAVVIFQPAEEGGAGGAAMVKDGLMERFGIDQVYGMHNGPGIPIGSFAIRPGPIMAATDEVDIKIEGLGGHAARPHKCVDSVLVGAQLITALQSIVARSVDPLESAVISICEFHAGNARNVIPQTAELRGTIRTLTPEVRKLVEKRVHEVVAGVTQITGAKIDLHYKRNYPVVNNHVAQTEVATRIAKQVAGEANVLEMPPLMGGEDFAYMLEARPGAFIFCGNGDSAGLHHPAYNFNDEAIVYGTSYWIKLVEESLPAS, encoded by the coding sequence ATGCCCATCGTGAACCGTGTCGCCGACCTCCAGCCGGATATCCAGGCCTGGAGGCGGGACATCCACCAGCACCCCGAACTGCTGTATGACGTCCACCGCACTGCCGCATTCGTCGCGGACCGGCTGCGCGAGTTCGGCTGCGATGAGGTCGTGACCGGCCTCGGTCAGACCGGCGTGGTCGGTGTGATCAAGGGCAAGAGGCCGGCCGGCGAGGGGCTCAAGGCGATCGGCCTGCGCGCCGACATGGACGCCCTGCCTGTCGAGGAGCAGACCGACCTGCCTTACGCCTCCAAGAACCCCGGCAAGATGCATGCCTGCGGCCATGACGGCCACACCGCGATGCTGCTCGGTGCGGCGCGCTACCTCGCCGAGACCCGGAACTTCGCCGGCGATGCGGTGGTGATCTTCCAGCCGGCCGAGGAGGGCGGCGCCGGCGGTGCGGCCATGGTCAAGGACGGGCTGATGGAGCGGTTCGGCATCGACCAGGTCTACGGCATGCATAATGGCCCTGGTATTCCGATCGGCTCGTTCGCGATCCGGCCGGGCCCGATCATGGCGGCGACCGACGAGGTCGACATCAAGATCGAGGGCCTCGGCGGCCATGCCGCGCGCCCGCACAAATGCGTTGATTCCGTTCTGGTCGGCGCGCAACTCATCACGGCATTGCAGTCGATCGTCGCGCGCAGCGTCGATCCCCTGGAATCGGCCGTGATCTCGATCTGCGAATTCCACGCCGGCAACGCCCGCAACGTCATTCCGCAGACCGCGGAGCTGCGGGGCACCATCCGCACGCTCACCCCGGAGGTGCGCAAGCTCGTCGAGAAGCGCGTGCACGAAGTGGTGGCGGGCGTGACGCAGATCACGGGCGCCAAGATCGACCTGCACTACAAGCGCAACTATCCCGTGGTGAACAATCACGTCGCGCAGACCGAGGTGGCGACGCGTATCGCGAAGCAGGTGGCGGGCGAAGCCAACGTTCTCGAGATGCCGCCGCTGATGGGCGGCGAGGATTTTGCCTATATGCTGGAAGCGCGTCCCGGCGCCTTCATCTTCTGCGGCAATGGCGACAGCGCGGGCCTGCATCACCCCGCCTACAATTTCAACGACGAGGCGATCGTCTACGGCACGTCCTACTGGATCAAGCTGGTCGAGGAGTCGCTGCCGGCGTCGTGA
- a CDS encoding GMC family oxidoreductase N-terminal domain-containing protein, producing MPRRLEGEFDYIVVGAGTAGCIVANRLSAAPGNRVLILEAGGDDNWIWFHIPVGYLFAIGNPRSDWMFKTEAEPGLNGRLLAYPRGKVIGGCSAINAMISMRGQAADYDHWRQHGMTGWGYDDVLPLFKRLEDHFLGASEHHGVGGGWRIEAPRLSWVVLDAVGDAAEEMGIKRIPDFNTGDNEGTSYFHVNQKRGRRWSSARGFLKPALNRPNLRLEKHVLVDRLIIEQGRAVGVRFIQNGEIIEARAKREVILSAGAIGSVQVLHRSGIGPADWLSPLGIDVVMDQPGVGRNLQDHLQQRAIYKVEGVRTLNETYYNLFRRGLMGLDYAFRRRGPLTMAPSQLGIFTRSDATRARANIQFHVQPLSLDKFGDPLHRFPAITVSACNLQPTSRGTVRLRSATPDEKPMIAPNYLSTDDDRQVAADAIRTTRRLMQQKALAKYRPSEYLPGPSVGDDDASLAKAAGDIGTTIFHPVGTAKMGTANDPMAVVDERLRFHGLGNLRVVDASIMPTITSGNTNTPTAMIAEKGATMILEDAK from the coding sequence ATGCCAAGACGGCTCGAAGGTGAGTTTGACTACATTGTCGTCGGGGCCGGCACGGCGGGCTGCATCGTCGCCAACCGGCTCTCGGCCGCCCCCGGAAACCGCGTGCTGATCCTGGAGGCCGGCGGCGACGACAACTGGATCTGGTTCCACATCCCGGTCGGCTATCTCTTCGCAATCGGCAATCCGCGCTCGGACTGGATGTTCAAGACCGAGGCCGAGCCGGGCCTCAATGGCCGTTTGCTGGCCTATCCGCGCGGCAAGGTCATCGGCGGCTGCTCGGCAATCAACGCCATGATCTCGATGCGCGGTCAGGCTGCCGACTACGATCATTGGCGCCAGCACGGCATGACCGGCTGGGGCTACGACGACGTCTTGCCGCTGTTCAAGCGGCTGGAGGACCACTTTCTCGGCGCGAGCGAGCATCACGGTGTCGGCGGTGGCTGGCGCATCGAGGCGCCGCGGCTGTCATGGGTAGTCCTCGATGCCGTTGGCGACGCGGCCGAGGAGATGGGCATCAAGCGCATTCCGGATTTCAACACCGGCGACAACGAAGGCACGAGCTATTTCCACGTCAACCAGAAACGCGGCCGGCGCTGGTCGTCGGCCCGCGGCTTCCTCAAGCCCGCATTGAACCGTCCCAACCTGCGGCTCGAGAAGCATGTGCTGGTCGATCGCCTGATCATCGAGCAGGGCCGCGCGGTCGGTGTGCGCTTCATCCAGAACGGCGAGATCATCGAGGCGCGCGCCAAGCGCGAGGTGATCCTCTCCGCCGGTGCGATCGGCTCGGTCCAGGTGCTGCATCGCTCCGGCATCGGCCCTGCCGACTGGCTCTCGCCGCTCGGCATCGATGTGGTGATGGACCAGCCCGGTGTCGGCCGCAACTTGCAGGACCACCTCCAGCAGCGCGCGATCTACAAGGTCGAGGGCGTGCGCACCCTGAACGAGACCTATTACAATCTATTCCGCCGCGGGCTGATGGGGCTCGACTACGCCTTCCGCCGCCGCGGTCCACTGACCATGGCGCCATCGCAGCTTGGCATCTTCACCCGCTCCGATGCGACGCGCGCACGCGCCAACATCCAGTTCCACGTGCAGCCGCTGTCGCTCGACAAGTTCGGCGATCCCCTGCACCGCTTCCCCGCGATCACGGTCAGCGCCTGCAACCTGCAGCCGACCTCGCGCGGCACCGTGCGCCTGCGCTCGGCGACGCCAGACGAGAAGCCGATGATCGCACCGAATTATCTTTCGACCGACGACGACCGCCAGGTCGCCGCCGACGCGATTCGCACCACGCGCCGCCTGATGCAGCAGAAGGCGCTCGCCAAATATCGCCCGAGCGAGTACCTGCCCGGCCCCTCCGTCGGCGACGACGATGCCTCGCTCGCCAAGGCCGCCGGCGACATCGGCACCACCATCTTCCATCCCGTCGGTACCGCGAAGATGGGCACTGCCAACGATCCCATGGCCGTCGTCGACGAGCGCCTGCGCTTCCACGGTCTCGGCAATCTGCGCGTCGTCGATGCCTCGATCATGCCGACCATCACCTCGGGCAACACCAACACGCCGACCGCGATGATAGCCGAGAAGGGTGCGACGATGATTTTGGAGGACGCGAAGTAG
- a CDS encoding ABC transporter permease, which translates to MRSLGYVYLAFQSIRAHMLRSVLAVTGIVIGIAAVLIVVAVAEGARAEISRQINSLGSNLLLVQPGAQNAQGVRLQAGTVLSLTTTDALAVAREVPDVVIAAPFVGGQETVIARDLNWSTLVAGVTPEFFDARDWRIGEGQLFNQDQVASVAKVAVIGHTIARELFRGSDPLGRFVRIDRTSYVVIGVLAEKGQDFTGRDQDDVIFIPLSSARIFATGRSQANPDAVHTILVKTDSAQSMTTMGGAIARVLRQRHRIMGHKADDFRIQNLIQVAQTRDRAYRQFTLLVSTLAGISLLVGGIGVMNIMLVSVAERINEIGIRLAFGARPQDIRRQFLLEAVLLCTIGGLLGLIVGYASARVVPSALGWPVEFNDAMALIAIACSSLVGTVFGLLPAERAARLDPAVVLRSA; encoded by the coding sequence ATGCGATCGCTCGGCTACGTCTATCTGGCGTTTCAGTCGATACGCGCGCACATGTTGCGCTCTGTTCTCGCCGTAACGGGCATTGTCATCGGCATTGCCGCCGTGCTGATCGTGGTCGCCGTGGCGGAGGGGGCGCGTGCCGAGATTTCGAGACAGATCAATTCCCTTGGATCGAATCTATTGCTGGTGCAGCCAGGTGCGCAAAACGCGCAAGGCGTGCGACTGCAGGCGGGCACGGTCCTGTCACTCACGACGACCGATGCGCTCGCGGTTGCTCGCGAGGTGCCCGACGTCGTCATTGCCGCGCCATTCGTCGGCGGGCAAGAGACGGTCATCGCGAGAGACTTGAACTGGTCGACCCTCGTTGCAGGCGTGACGCCGGAGTTTTTTGATGCCCGTGACTGGCGGATAGGGGAGGGGCAACTATTCAATCAGGATCAGGTTGCATCAGTCGCAAAGGTCGCGGTGATCGGACATACCATTGCCCGCGAACTGTTCCGCGGAAGTGACCCGCTCGGCCGTTTCGTCCGCATCGACCGCACGTCTTATGTCGTGATCGGAGTGCTTGCCGAGAAGGGGCAGGACTTCACCGGCCGCGACCAGGACGACGTCATCTTCATTCCTTTGTCGTCCGCAAGAATCTTCGCCACCGGACGGAGTCAGGCCAATCCGGATGCCGTGCATACAATTCTGGTGAAGACCGATTCCGCCCAGTCAATGACAACGATGGGAGGTGCGATTGCCCGCGTCCTGCGGCAGCGTCACAGGATCATGGGGCACAAGGCCGACGATTTCCGAATTCAGAATCTCATTCAGGTCGCCCAGACGCGTGACCGAGCCTATCGCCAGTTCACGTTGCTGGTGTCCACGCTTGCAGGAATCTCGCTGCTGGTCGGCGGCATCGGAGTGATGAACATCATGCTGGTATCCGTGGCCGAACGGATCAATGAAATAGGCATTCGACTGGCATTTGGTGCCCGACCGCAGGACATCCGTCGACAGTTCCTGTTGGAAGCGGTGCTCCTGTGCACGATCGGCGGTTTGTTGGGACTCATCGTTGGCTACGCAAGCGCGCGCGTCGTCCCCTCTGCGCTCGGGTGGCCCGTCGAGTTCAACGATGCGATGGCACTGATCGCGATCGCCTGCTCCAGCCTCGTCGGGACCGTCTTCGGTCTGCTGCCCGCTGAGCGGGCCGCGCGTTTGGATCCGGCCGTCGTATTGAGATCTGCATAG
- a CDS encoding ABC transporter ATP-binding protein — protein MTSLVALEHIRKQHRLGSQSVHALSDITMQIDPGEFVAVVGPSGSGKSTLLSIIGCLDRPSSGSYFLHGHDVLVQSRSRLSELRNRRFGFVFQNFNLLPRLTALENVGLPLFYRRDGLRNPIARARAALDRVGLGSRMQHLPSQLSGGEQQRVAVARAIVNEPDLLLADEPTGALDTSTRDTILSILAELRRDGLTVMLVTHDAEVAGRAQRTIRLRDGAVVDDSKSPGASSTLTVAGF, from the coding sequence ATGACATCGCTCGTCGCCCTGGAGCATATCCGCAAGCAACACCGGCTCGGCAGCCAAAGCGTTCACGCGCTGTCGGACATAACCATGCAAATCGATCCGGGCGAGTTCGTTGCCGTCGTGGGCCCGTCGGGGTCAGGAAAATCCACCTTGCTTTCGATCATAGGCTGCCTCGATCGACCCTCGTCCGGAAGCTACTTTCTTCACGGTCACGATGTACTTGTGCAGTCAAGGAGCCGCTTGAGCGAGCTGCGAAACCGGCGCTTCGGCTTTGTGTTTCAGAACTTCAATCTGTTGCCGCGCCTGACCGCACTTGAGAATGTGGGGTTGCCGTTATTCTATCGGCGTGACGGGTTGCGCAATCCGATCGCAAGGGCGCGCGCTGCGCTCGATCGGGTCGGTCTCGGCAGCAGGATGCAGCACCTGCCTAGCCAGCTCTCGGGCGGTGAGCAGCAGCGTGTCGCCGTTGCGCGTGCGATTGTCAACGAACCCGACCTCCTCTTGGCCGACGAGCCGACCGGGGCACTCGATACGAGCACACGCGACACCATCCTCTCGATACTCGCCGAACTCCGGCGTGACGGCCTCACGGTCATGCTTGTAACCCACGACGCCGAGGTCGCAGGGCGCGCGCAGCGCACGATCAGGCTCCGGGACGGCGCGGTTGTCGACGACTCGAAATCCCCCGGCGCCTCCTCAACTTTGACCGTCGCGGGGTTCTGA
- a CDS encoding efflux RND transporter periplasmic adaptor subunit yields the protein MRAALGGCVVAVAYPLWAPDSSLPAAGGDHDDLRYVSIARDNIIQNVTAAGTLEAVDTVEVSSQLSGQVGKLMADHNSIVRAGEPLAALDSATFEVSVKEAEAALTVALAQHEEAKAAVDGAQAHYDDALRDLQVKSSLSKNGSVSQRDAERAQTTARSLAAELSAAQAREQVRAAGVMVARASLERARLDLERSTVKSPIDGIVIRRSVELGQTVAASLQAPTLFTIARDLSDMRVNASVSEADIGAVRTGQRALFSVDSYPGRTFEGRVLEIRKAARMVQNVVTYTVMISAPNPEDLLLPGMTADVRIVVQEQHDVMVVPNAALSFRPVREGTTDRAPGQGVIWVRTKSGHLDHATVSLGATSDSLTQIVSPDVQIGQRVAIGYRSKP from the coding sequence ATGCGCGCAGCCTTGGGAGGCTGTGTGGTTGCAGTTGCCTATCCGTTGTGGGCTCCGGACAGCTCGCTCCCTGCTGCCGGCGGCGACCATGATGATCTGCGCTATGTCAGCATTGCCCGCGACAACATCATTCAGAACGTCACCGCTGCCGGAACGCTCGAAGCCGTTGATACCGTCGAGGTCAGCTCGCAGCTTTCGGGGCAGGTCGGCAAGCTGATGGCAGACCACAATTCCATCGTTCGGGCCGGCGAGCCCCTTGCTGCACTCGACAGCGCCACTTTCGAAGTCTCGGTCAAGGAAGCAGAAGCCGCGCTCACCGTCGCGCTCGCGCAACATGAGGAGGCCAAGGCGGCCGTCGATGGTGCGCAGGCGCACTACGATGACGCCTTGCGCGATCTTCAGGTCAAGAGCTCACTCAGCAAGAACGGCAGCGTTTCCCAACGCGACGCCGAGCGAGCGCAGACGACGGCTCGCTCTCTCGCCGCGGAATTATCCGCGGCGCAGGCGCGCGAGCAGGTGCGCGCGGCCGGTGTGATGGTTGCGCGTGCCTCGCTCGAACGGGCTCGACTTGATCTCGAACGAAGCACCGTCAAGTCGCCGATCGATGGAATAGTCATCCGGCGCAGCGTCGAGCTTGGCCAGACAGTGGCTGCAAGCCTCCAGGCCCCGACTCTCTTCACCATTGCACGGGATCTGTCGGACATGCGTGTCAATGCGTCCGTCAGCGAAGCCGACATTGGCGCGGTGCGAACTGGCCAGCGCGCACTGTTCAGCGTCGATTCCTATCCGGGCCGGACATTCGAGGGCCGCGTACTCGAGATCCGAAAGGCAGCGCGGATGGTGCAAAACGTGGTGACCTACACCGTGATGATTTCAGCCCCCAATCCAGAAGATTTGCTGCTTCCCGGGATGACGGCTGATGTTCGCATCGTGGTTCAGGAGCAACACGATGTGATGGTTGTTCCAAATGCCGCACTCAGCTTTCGGCCGGTGCGCGAGGGCACAACCGACCGCGCTCCCGGACAGGGGGTGATCTGGGTCCGTACCAAGTCCGGCCATCTGGACCACGCCACGGTTTCACTGGGCGCCACCAGCGACTCCCTGACCCAGATCGTCTCGCCGGACGTCCAAATAGGCCAGCGGGTCGCCATTGGTTACCGTAGCAAGCCATGA
- a CDS encoding metallophosphoesterase — translation MSGHDHGEDGVSRRKVLECMTWAGTGVLWTITGGVPRSLGIIDSAEAATNPGMTFLQISDSHIGFDKPANPNALGTLEEAVNKINAMPDKPSFMIHTGDITHLSKAAEFDNAERIISQTKLDVHYVPGEHDFLDEEVKFYRERYGRGTKGQGWYSFDAGGVHFIGLVNVVDLKAGGLGNLGAEQLAWLQDDLRGKSKSTPIVLFAHIPLWTVYPEWGWGTEDGGRALEYVKGFGSVTVLNGHIHQVMQKVEGNVTFHTARSTAFPQPAPGAASSPGPMKVEDARLRSMLGVASINFKQGDQRLAIIDTPLQS, via the coding sequence ATGAGCGGACACGACCATGGGGAAGACGGCGTCAGCCGCCGCAAGGTGCTGGAATGCATGACCTGGGCCGGCACCGGAGTGCTCTGGACCATCACCGGCGGCGTGCCGCGCTCGCTCGGCATCATCGATTCCGCAGAGGCCGCGACCAACCCCGGCATGACCTTCTTGCAGATCAGCGACAGCCATATCGGCTTCGACAAGCCGGCCAATCCCAACGCGCTTGGTACGCTGGAGGAAGCCGTCAACAAGATCAACGCGATGCCGGACAAGCCGTCCTTCATGATCCACACCGGCGACATCACCCACTTGTCCAAGGCCGCCGAGTTCGACAATGCCGAGCGAATCATCTCGCAAACCAAGCTCGATGTGCACTACGTACCCGGCGAGCATGACTTCCTCGACGAGGAGGTGAAGTTCTATCGCGAACGCTACGGCCGCGGCACCAAGGGCCAAGGCTGGTACTCCTTCGATGCCGGCGGCGTGCACTTCATCGGCCTCGTCAACGTCGTCGACCTCAAGGCCGGCGGACTCGGCAATCTCGGCGCCGAGCAGCTCGCCTGGCTCCAGGACGATCTGCGCGGCAAATCGAAATCGACGCCGATCGTGCTGTTCGCCCATATCCCGCTCTGGACCGTCTATCCGGAATGGGGCTGGGGCACCGAGGATGGCGGCCGCGCGCTGGAATACGTCAAGGGCTTCGGCTCCGTCACCGTGCTCAATGGCCACATCCACCAGGTGATGCAGAAGGTCGAGGGCAACGTCACCTTCCACACCGCACGGTCGACCGCCTTCCCGCAACCGGCGCCGGGCGCCGCCTCCTCGCCCGGACCGATGAAGGTCGAGGACGCCAGGCTGCGTTCCATGCTCGGCGTCGCCAGCATCAACTTCAAGCAGGGCGATCAGCGCCTCGCCATCATCGACACTCCGCTGCAGAGCTGA
- a CDS encoding cupredoxin family copper-binding protein, with translation MKTLNRRDFGVAVAAAILLPATTARADDMEVHIDNFVFQPAELKIKVGTTVTWTNRDDIPHTVVSAGKFRSKTLDTDDKFSFTFTNAGDYKYFCSLHPHMTAMIKVE, from the coding sequence ATGAAGACGCTTAACCGCCGCGACTTCGGTGTCGCCGTGGCCGCGGCCATCCTGCTGCCTGCCACAACCGCCCGTGCCGACGACATGGAGGTGCATATCGACAATTTCGTCTTTCAACCGGCCGAGCTGAAGATCAAAGTCGGCACGACAGTGACCTGGACCAACCGCGACGACATCCCCCACACCGTCGTATCGGCCGGAAAGTTCAGGTCCAAGACCTTGGACACCGACGACAAATTCTCGTTCACCTTCACGAATGCGGGCGACTACAAATATTTTTGTTCGTTGCACCCGCACATGACGGCGATGATCAAGGTTGAGTAA
- a CDS encoding sigma-70 family RNA polymerase sigma factor has protein sequence MPVTDDFQKAQRFREAALPYLDDVYTLARYLLRDASDAEDAVQECYLRALKHFDSYRGPAMKPWLFAILRNVCNAEYARRAHSHAAIEDTPGAAEQTPMWQETETSPETEVLRSRDAGAIRRLIDALAEPFKETFVLREINNLSYREIAEAVGAPVGTVMSRLARARAMLRAAWVAEEEHSR, from the coding sequence ATGCCCGTTACCGACGATTTTCAGAAGGCGCAGCGCTTCCGCGAGGCGGCGCTGCCCTATCTCGACGACGTCTACACCCTCGCGCGCTATCTGCTGCGCGATGCCTCCGACGCCGAGGATGCGGTGCAGGAGTGCTATCTGCGTGCGCTGAAGCACTTTGACAGCTATCGCGGACCGGCGATGAAGCCCTGGCTGTTCGCCATCCTGCGCAACGTCTGCAACGCCGAATATGCACGGCGCGCGCATTCGCATGCCGCGATCGAGGATACGCCCGGGGCCGCCGAGCAAACGCCGATGTGGCAAGAAACCGAAACGAGCCCGGAGACCGAAGTGCTGCGCAGCCGCGATGCCGGCGCCATCCGCAGGCTGATCGATGCGCTCGCCGAACCGTTCAAGGAAACATTCGTGCTGCGGGAGATCAACAACCTGTCCTATCGCGAAATCGCCGAGGCCGTCGGTGCGCCCGTCGGCACCGTCATGTCCCGCCTCGCGCGAGCCCGCGCCATGCTGCGCGCAGCCTGGGTGGCGGAAGAGGAGCATTCGAGATGA
- a CDS encoding anti-sigma factor — MTCDEAKVLLHALLDNELDAGHVREIEAHIAGCPACAAELAAQREMKRVLADANLRYTAPESLRARIEASLPKPQRQPSRRSVLRGFAMGSAVSALAASGVVAVVLRQDDQQRILSEVVSAHLRSLQAGHLTDVISTDQHTVKPWFNGKLDVAPPVIDLTAQGFTLVGGRLDYIDARAIGAVVYRRRQHIINLFVSQTSNTEYRAPKTETMQGFNCRRWGNRGLNFWAVSDIGADELAEFVDKFEAAMKANVEG; from the coding sequence ATGACCTGCGACGAAGCAAAAGTCCTGCTTCACGCGCTGCTCGACAACGAGCTCGATGCCGGCCATGTGCGCGAGATCGAGGCGCATATCGCAGGCTGCCCGGCTTGCGCCGCCGAACTGGCGGCACAACGCGAAATGAAGCGCGTGCTCGCCGACGCCAACCTGCGCTACACCGCGCCCGAGAGCTTGCGCGCGCGCATCGAGGCGTCGCTGCCGAAACCGCAACGCCAACCCAGCCGACGCTCTGTACTGCGCGGCTTCGCGATGGGCTCGGCGGTTTCCGCGCTCGCCGCCAGCGGGGTCGTTGCCGTGGTGCTGCGCCAGGACGATCAGCAGCGCATCCTCTCGGAAGTCGTTTCCGCGCATCTTCGCTCGCTTCAGGCCGGCCACCTCACCGACGTGATTTCGACCGACCAGCACACGGTCAAGCCGTGGTTCAACGGCAAGCTCGACGTCGCCCCGCCGGTGATCGATCTCACCGCGCAAGGTTTCACGCTCGTCGGCGGCCGGCTCGACTATATCGACGCCCGCGCGATCGGCGCGGTGGTCTACCGGCGCCGGCAGCACATCATCAACCTGTTCGTGTCGCAGACCTCCAACACCGAGTATCGCGCGCCGAAGACCGAGACCATGCAGGGCTTCAACTGCCGCCGCTGGGGCAATCGCGGCCTGAACTTCTGGGCCGTCAGCGACATCGGCGCCGACGAGCTCGCCGAATTCGTCGACAAGTTCGAGGCGGCAATGAAGGCGAATGTGGAAGGATAA
- a CDS encoding GFA family protein, giving the protein MRVTGGCHCGAIRYEVNGDMMVHALCHCADCRRHSGAPMVGWAMYPLEAVKVVRGQPKIYQSSEHGRRHFCADCGTGLFYINENMMPGVIDIQSGTYDDPDAVPAMMHIQVAERIRWMERAHELPIFERFPPLE; this is encoded by the coding sequence ATGCGAGTGACTGGCGGCTGTCATTGCGGTGCGATCCGCTATGAGGTGAACGGCGACATGATGGTGCACGCGCTCTGCCATTGCGCGGACTGCCGTCGCCATTCCGGGGCGCCGATGGTCGGTTGGGCGATGTATCCGCTCGAGGCGGTCAAAGTGGTGCGCGGCCAGCCGAAGATCTATCAATCATCCGAGCATGGACGACGGCACTTCTGCGCCGATTGCGGTACGGGACTCTTCTACATCAACGAAAACATGATGCCCGGCGTCATCGACATACAGAGCGGCACCTATGATGACCCCGATGCCGTTCCAGCCATGATGCACATCCAGGTCGCCGAGCGGATTCGCTGGATGGAGCGGGCTCACGAACTGCCGATCTTCGAACGGTTTCCTCCGCTCGAATAA